One window from the genome of Streptomyces sp. NBC_00287 encodes:
- a CDS encoding SGNH/GDSL hydrolase family protein — protein sequence MRKAWMAGLLLTVSVLGGCGDPTSGAEQAPAPEVPRASATTQQRAPASPSAAAVKAPRVLYLGDSLAMEAQKVLGTELRRELRATYTSAPYSGTTPCDYLEGSRERSLVPDADKAAALVRERRPDFVVLQFWGNAWGYTPCMDGITHDADPRTYFDRYTADLKKLTEQIAAAGGERRPRIVWVLQGPDPITPDRVRQVNDLYERQADASGDLVADAGRTVSADGARYTWVRQLPCTSYEREHPDYCTEPGRDRTALHRDDDYLHFCLAPTTSTPKPCPVRSPGILRMAQEVTRVIARDHSPA from the coding sequence ATGCGCAAGGCGTGGATGGCGGGGTTGCTGCTCACCGTGTCAGTGCTCGGCGGATGCGGGGATCCGACGTCGGGGGCCGAGCAGGCGCCGGCGCCCGAGGTGCCGAGGGCATCGGCCACCACGCAGCAGCGGGCCCCCGCCTCGCCGAGCGCCGCCGCCGTGAAGGCGCCGAGGGTGCTCTACCTCGGTGACTCACTCGCGATGGAGGCCCAGAAGGTGCTCGGGACCGAGCTCCGCCGGGAGTTGCGCGCCACCTACACCAGCGCCCCGTACTCGGGCACCACGCCCTGCGACTACCTGGAGGGCAGCCGCGAGCGGTCGCTGGTGCCGGACGCGGACAAGGCCGCCGCGCTGGTGCGGGAGCGGCGGCCGGACTTCGTGGTGCTCCAGTTCTGGGGCAACGCCTGGGGTTACACGCCGTGCATGGACGGCATCACGCACGACGCCGATCCTCGGACGTACTTCGACCGGTACACGGCGGACCTGAAGAAGCTCACCGAACAGATAGCCGCGGCCGGAGGGGAGCGGCGCCCGCGGATCGTGTGGGTGCTCCAGGGCCCGGACCCGATCACCCCCGACCGGGTCCGCCAAGTCAACGACCTGTACGAGCGGCAGGCCGACGCCTCGGGCGACCTCGTCGCGGACGCCGGGCGGACGGTGAGCGCCGACGGGGCCCGGTACACCTGGGTGCGGCAACTGCCGTGCACCAGCTACGAGCGCGAGCACCCCGACTACTGCACCGAGCCGGGCCGCGACCGTACCGCCCTGCATCGCGACGACGACTATCTGCACTTCTGTCTGGCGCCGACCACCTCGACCCCGAAGCCGTGCCCGGTCCGCTCGCCGGGCATCCTGCGGATGGCGCAGGAGGTCACCCGAGTGATCGCCCGGGATCACTCGCCCGCGTAG
- a CDS encoding zinc-binding alcohol dehydrogenase family protein: MRAWSVSTPGPIEEGALRFVEKPVPQPAGDELLVRVRACGVCRTDLHVTEGDLPVHRPGVTPGHEVVGDVAGLGAEVSGFAFGDRVGVAWLRHTDGTCAYCLRGAENLCPGSRYTGWDADGGYAEYTTVPAAFAHPLPGGLDDVALAPLLCAGIIGYRALRRSALPPGGRLGLYGFGGSAHLCAQVALAEGARVHVLTRGAAARRLALELGAASAGDAHERPPEPLDSAILFAPAGDLVPVALRALDRGGVLAVAGIHLSDTPPLHYESELFYEKELRSVTSNTREDAREFLALAARHGVRATTHSYPLSRADEALRDLKAGRFDGAAVLVNDVT; the protein is encoded by the coding sequence ATGCGCGCGTGGTCGGTGAGCACACCGGGGCCGATCGAGGAGGGGGCGCTGCGGTTCGTCGAGAAGCCGGTGCCGCAGCCGGCGGGCGACGAGCTGCTGGTGCGGGTGCGGGCGTGCGGGGTGTGCCGCACCGATCTGCATGTCACGGAGGGTGACCTGCCGGTGCACCGGCCCGGGGTGACGCCCGGGCACGAGGTCGTCGGGGACGTCGCCGGGCTCGGCGCGGAGGTGAGCGGCTTTGCGTTCGGCGACCGGGTGGGAGTGGCCTGGCTGCGGCATACGGACGGCACCTGTGCCTACTGCCTGCGCGGTGCGGAGAACCTGTGCCCGGGCTCGCGGTACACGGGCTGGGACGCGGACGGCGGCTACGCCGAGTACACGACCGTACCTGCGGCCTTCGCCCACCCGCTCCCCGGCGGCCTGGACGACGTGGCGCTCGCGCCCCTGTTGTGCGCCGGGATCATCGGCTACCGGGCGCTGCGCCGATCAGCGCTCCCGCCGGGCGGGCGGCTCGGTCTGTACGGATTCGGGGGCAGCGCCCATCTGTGCGCCCAGGTGGCGCTGGCGGAGGGCGCCCGAGTGCATGTCCTGACCCGGGGTGCGGCGGCGCGGCGACTGGCGCTGGAACTGGGGGCGGCGTCGGCGGGCGACGCGCACGAGCGGCCGCCGGAGCCGCTCGACAGCGCCATCCTGTTCGCCCCTGCCGGAGACCTGGTCCCGGTGGCACTGCGGGCACTGGACCGCGGCGGAGTCCTCGCGGTCGCCGGGATCCACCTCAGCGACACTCCGCCCCTGCACTACGAGAGCGAGCTGTTCTACGAGAAGGAACTGCGCAGCGTCACCTCCAACACCCGGGAGGACGCCCGTGAGTTCCTGGCTCTCGCCGCCCGGCACGGCGTACGCGCCACCACGCACAGCTATCCGCTGTCCCGGGCCGACGAGGCGCTGCGGGACCTCAAGGCCGGCCGGTTCGACGGGGCCGCGGTGCTGGTGAACGACGTGACCTGA
- a CDS encoding aldo/keto reductase yields the protein MDERTFGRSQQHASVVGLGTWQLGADWGDVDDKEALAVLEAAAEAGVTFFDTADVYGDGRSEETIAGFLRGRPDLHVMVATKMGRRVDQIPENYVLDNFRAWNDRSRRNLGVDRIDLVQLHCPPTPVYSTGEVYDALDTLVAEERIAAYGVSVETCEEALTAIARPGVASVQIILNAFRMKPLREVLPAAQEAGVGIIARVPLASGLLSGKYTKDTVFPENDHRTYNRHGESFDVGETFSGVDYTTGVEAAAEFSALTPDGYTPAQLALRWIIQQPGVTTVIPGARSPEQARANAAAAELPELPKSTLTAIRDLYDRRIKDQVEGRW from the coding sequence ATGGACGAGCGCACATTCGGCAGGTCGCAGCAGCACGCATCCGTGGTCGGTCTCGGCACCTGGCAACTGGGTGCCGACTGGGGCGACGTGGACGACAAGGAAGCACTCGCGGTACTGGAGGCGGCGGCCGAGGCGGGGGTGACCTTCTTCGACACCGCCGACGTCTACGGCGACGGCCGCAGCGAGGAGACCATCGCCGGCTTCCTGCGCGGCCGGCCCGATCTGCACGTCATGGTCGCCACCAAGATGGGCCGCCGGGTCGACCAGATCCCCGAGAACTACGTCCTGGACAACTTCCGCGCCTGGAACGACCGTTCCCGCCGCAACCTCGGCGTCGACCGGATCGACCTCGTGCAGCTGCACTGCCCGCCGACGCCCGTCTACTCCACGGGCGAGGTGTACGACGCCCTGGACACCCTCGTCGCCGAGGAGCGCATCGCCGCCTACGGCGTGAGCGTGGAGACCTGCGAGGAGGCGCTCACCGCGATCGCCCGCCCCGGGGTGGCGAGCGTGCAGATCATCCTCAACGCCTTCCGCATGAAGCCCCTGCGCGAGGTGCTCCCGGCCGCCCAGGAGGCGGGCGTCGGCATCATCGCCCGCGTCCCGCTCGCCTCCGGCCTGCTGTCCGGCAAGTACACCAAGGACACCGTCTTCCCCGAGAACGACCACCGCACCTACAACCGGCACGGCGAGTCCTTCGACGTCGGCGAGACCTTCTCCGGCGTGGACTACACGACCGGCGTCGAGGCCGCCGCCGAGTTCTCCGCCCTCACCCCGGACGGCTACACCCCCGCCCAGCTCGCCCTGCGCTGGATCATCCAGCAGCCCGGAGTGACCACGGTGATCCCCGGCGCCCGCTCGCCGGAGCAGGCCCGCGCCAACGCGGCCGCGGCCGAACTCCCCGAGCTGCCGAAGTCCACCCTCACCGCGATCCGTGACCTCTACGACCGACGGATCAAGGACCAGGTGGAGGGGCGCTGGTAG
- a CDS encoding family 2 encapsulin nanocompartment cargo protein terpene cyclase has product MSTSSFRAPGPPSLARTVRARRGGAVPGLLYRPAVPADPEKVKEVDLRLETWAHGLDLFPKAWSGDFAGFQFGRAVVLQHPGAADLERLTAAGKLLLAENIVDNCYCEADEGKGGSARGLGGRLIIAQSALDPYHGDPEMQDQWALGVQADGPLRSYHWALKDYAAFATPSQTDRFVHDIARLHLGYLGEAAWAETEYMPRVWEYLTMRQFNNFRPCLSLVDAVDGYELPEAVYARPEIQRVTALACNATTIVNDLYSFTKELASDPTHLNLPVVVAANERCGLKAAYLESVEIHNRIMEAFEEEAAVVSALSPVVERYTEGLAAWVAGNHEWHATNTHRYHLPDYW; this is encoded by the coding sequence ATGAGCACATCCTCGTTCCGGGCGCCCGGCCCGCCGAGCCTCGCCCGCACAGTCCGGGCCCGGCGCGGCGGGGCCGTGCCCGGCCTGCTGTACCGGCCGGCGGTCCCCGCCGATCCCGAGAAGGTGAAGGAGGTCGATCTGCGCCTGGAGACGTGGGCGCACGGTCTGGATCTGTTCCCCAAGGCGTGGTCGGGCGACTTCGCGGGGTTCCAGTTCGGCCGGGCGGTGGTGCTCCAGCATCCCGGCGCCGCCGATCTGGAACGCCTCACCGCCGCAGGCAAGTTGCTGCTCGCCGAGAACATCGTCGACAACTGCTACTGCGAGGCAGACGAGGGCAAGGGCGGATCGGCCCGCGGCCTGGGCGGGCGGCTGATCATCGCCCAGTCGGCCCTCGACCCGTACCACGGCGACCCCGAGATGCAGGACCAGTGGGCGCTCGGCGTCCAGGCGGACGGCCCGCTGCGCTCCTACCACTGGGCCCTGAAGGACTACGCCGCCTTCGCCACGCCCAGCCAGACCGACCGGTTCGTGCACGACATCGCACGACTGCACCTGGGGTACCTCGGTGAGGCCGCGTGGGCGGAGACCGAGTACATGCCGCGGGTGTGGGAGTACCTGACGATGCGGCAGTTCAACAACTTCCGTCCCTGTCTGTCGCTGGTCGACGCCGTGGACGGCTACGAGCTGCCCGAGGCGGTGTACGCCCGCCCCGAGATCCAGCGGGTGACGGCGCTGGCCTGCAACGCCACCACGATCGTCAACGACCTGTACTCCTTCACCAAAGAGCTGGCGAGCGACCCGACGCATCTCAACCTGCCCGTGGTCGTCGCCGCCAACGAGCGGTGCGGGCTGAAGGCCGCCTATCTGGAGTCCGTCGAGATCCACAACCGGATCATGGAGGCCTTCGAGGAGGAGGCCGCGGTGGTCTCCGCCCTCTCGCCCGTCGTCGAGCGCTATACCGAGGGCCTCGCGGCCTGGGTCGCCGGCAACCACGAGTGGCACGCCACCAACACCCACCGCTACCACCTGCCCGACTACTGGTAA
- a CDS encoding VOC family protein, with amino-acid sequence MAVQPEGTPCWADAMFTDVEGAKSFYGDVLGWTFGEESSEFGNYTQAYVDGKAAAAVVPPMPGQEGQSQWCLYFASPDAAATARRIRESGGELLMEPMEVGDFGTMCLARDPGGVVFGVWQAGSHEGFEASAEQPGAFCWAEVFTREPDKSDAFFPAVFPRYTAQQMEDDGVDFRIFNVSDAPVLGRMKMTEEFPPEVPPYINVYFSVADCDEAVSKATKLGGVLRFGPMDSPFGRFAALSDPQGANFSVIDVTSTQGEMPKLTDV; translated from the coding sequence ATGGCCGTTCAGCCAGAGGGAACCCCCTGTTGGGCCGATGCGATGTTCACCGACGTCGAGGGAGCCAAGAGCTTCTACGGCGACGTCCTCGGCTGGACCTTCGGCGAGGAGTCGTCGGAGTTCGGCAATTACACCCAGGCCTACGTGGACGGCAAGGCGGCCGCCGCCGTCGTCCCGCCCATGCCCGGCCAGGAGGGCCAGTCCCAGTGGTGCCTCTACTTCGCGTCCCCGGACGCCGCCGCCACCGCGCGGCGGATCCGGGAGAGCGGCGGCGAGCTGCTGATGGAGCCGATGGAGGTCGGTGACTTCGGCACCATGTGCCTGGCCCGCGACCCGGGCGGCGTCGTTTTCGGCGTCTGGCAGGCGGGCAGCCACGAGGGCTTCGAGGCATCGGCCGAGCAGCCCGGCGCGTTCTGCTGGGCCGAGGTCTTCACCCGTGAGCCGGACAAGTCCGACGCGTTCTTCCCTGCCGTCTTCCCGCGGTACACCGCGCAGCAGATGGAGGACGACGGGGTCGACTTCCGGATCTTCAACGTCTCCGACGCCCCCGTCCTCGGCCGTATGAAGATGACCGAGGAGTTCCCGCCCGAGGTACCGCCGTACATCAACGTGTACTTCAGCGTCGCCGACTGCGACGAGGCCGTGTCGAAGGCCACCAAGCTCGGCGGGGTGCTGCGGTTCGGGCCGATGGACAGCCCGTTCGGCCGGTTCGCAGCCCTCAGCGACCCGCAGGGCGCGAACTTCTCGGTGATCGACGTCACCTCCACCCAGGGCGAGATGCCCAAGCTCACCGACGTCTGA
- a CDS encoding family 2B encapsulin nanocompartment shell protein, whose product MSAPESAANPAVDDPATTAPPFTSLSTQAARQLTTTTKSEPQMQAITSRWLLKTLPWVDVRGGAYRVNRRLQLRIGRGRVQFEQNGADDVKVIPQTLTELPVLRGYSDLEVLQQVASRFRVREVRAGQILFEAGQPVTEAYLVVHGRFTRFTAGKYGEEEVIGVVTDGEGMGDEAVGRADPLWLSSVRAETSGVVLVLSWDAIMEHVDRAPSLAAHLEAYAERQGKPMNRKGEADVPVQAGHVGEPVLTGGFVDYELAPREYELSLTQTVLRVHTRVADLYNDPMDQTEQQLRLTIEEIRERQEWELVNNREFGLLHSTAYDQRISTFAGPPTPDDLDELLSMRRKTRLFLAHPKAIAAFFRQCNRRGLVPGTVTVEGHEVPAWRGVPLFPCGKIPIGPQHTTSIIALRTGEADQGVVGLYQTGIPEEYQPGLNVRFMGIDDTAILRYLVTAYYSMAILVPDAAGILENVQIGRTAD is encoded by the coding sequence GTGTCCGCACCCGAAAGCGCCGCCAATCCCGCCGTCGACGACCCCGCCACCACCGCTCCCCCGTTCACCAGCCTGAGCACGCAAGCGGCCCGACAACTCACCACGACCACCAAGTCCGAACCCCAGATGCAGGCCATCACCTCACGATGGCTGCTGAAGACGCTGCCCTGGGTCGACGTCAGGGGCGGCGCCTACCGGGTCAACCGGCGGCTGCAACTGCGCATCGGCCGCGGCCGGGTGCAGTTCGAGCAGAACGGCGCCGACGACGTCAAGGTCATCCCCCAGACCCTCACCGAACTGCCGGTGCTGCGCGGCTACTCCGACCTCGAGGTCCTCCAGCAGGTCGCCTCCCGGTTCCGGGTCCGCGAGGTGCGCGCCGGGCAGATCCTGTTCGAGGCCGGACAGCCGGTCACCGAGGCCTACCTCGTCGTGCACGGCCGCTTCACCCGCTTCACCGCCGGCAAGTACGGCGAGGAGGAGGTCATCGGCGTCGTCACCGACGGCGAGGGCATGGGCGACGAGGCCGTCGGCCGCGCCGACCCGCTCTGGCTCAGCTCGGTCCGCGCGGAGACGTCCGGTGTCGTACTGGTGCTGTCCTGGGACGCGATCATGGAGCACGTCGACCGCGCCCCCTCGCTAGCCGCCCATCTGGAGGCCTACGCGGAGCGGCAGGGCAAGCCGATGAACCGCAAGGGCGAGGCCGATGTGCCCGTGCAGGCGGGCCATGTCGGCGAGCCGGTGCTCACCGGCGGCTTCGTCGACTACGAACTCGCGCCGCGCGAGTACGAGTTGTCCCTCACCCAGACTGTGCTGCGGGTGCACACCCGGGTCGCCGACCTCTACAACGACCCGATGGACCAGACCGAGCAGCAACTGCGGCTCACCATCGAGGAGATCCGCGAACGCCAGGAGTGGGAGCTGGTCAACAACCGCGAGTTCGGGCTGCTCCACAGCACCGCCTACGACCAGCGGATCAGCACCTTCGCCGGACCGCCGACCCCGGACGACCTCGACGAGCTGCTGTCGATGCGCCGCAAGACCCGGCTCTTCCTCGCCCATCCGAAGGCCATCGCGGCGTTCTTCCGGCAGTGCAACCGGCGCGGCCTGGTCCCCGGCACGGTGACCGTCGAGGGCCACGAGGTGCCCGCCTGGCGGGGCGTGCCGCTCTTCCCGTGCGGCAAGATCCCGATCGGGCCGCAGCACACCACCAGCATCATCGCGCTGCGCACCGGCGAGGCCGACCAGGGGGTGGTCGGCCTGTACCAGACCGGCATCCCCGAGGAGTACCAACCGGGCCTGAACGTGCGGTTCATGGGCATCGACGACACCGCGATCCTGCGCTACCTCGTCACGGCCTACTACTCCATGGCGATCCTCGTGCCGGACGCCGCCGGAATCCTGGAGAACGTCCAGATCGGCCGGACCGCCGACTGA
- a CDS encoding ribonuclease H family protein, whose amino-acid sequence MRERVVAACDGASKGNPGPAGWAWVVADESETPARWEAGPLGKATNNVAELTALERLLAATDPGVPLEVRMDSQYAMKAVTTWLPGWKRNGWKTSAGKPVANQELVVRIDELLAGRSVEFRYVPAHQVDGDKLNDFADRAASQAATVQEPAGSDLGSPEPPASPDTPAKAPRRRPTAAKKSAGGSSSRTIKAKFPGRCLCGRSYAAGEPIAKNAQGWGHPECRDQAASNV is encoded by the coding sequence ATGCGTGAACGAGTAGTGGCCGCGTGCGACGGGGCTTCGAAGGGAAACCCCGGACCCGCGGGCTGGGCCTGGGTCGTCGCCGACGAGAGCGAGACCCCGGCCCGCTGGGAAGCCGGACCGCTCGGCAAAGCCACCAACAATGTCGCTGAACTCACCGCGCTGGAGCGGCTGTTGGCGGCGACCGACCCGGGCGTACCGCTGGAGGTCCGGATGGACTCCCAGTACGCCATGAAGGCCGTCACCACCTGGCTGCCCGGCTGGAAGCGCAACGGCTGGAAGACCTCGGCCGGCAAGCCGGTCGCCAACCAGGAGCTCGTCGTACGCATCGACGAGCTCCTGGCCGGCCGCTCGGTCGAGTTCCGCTATGTGCCCGCCCACCAGGTCGACGGCGACAAGCTCAACGACTTCGCCGACCGCGCGGCCAGCCAGGCGGCCACCGTCCAGGAGCCCGCCGGCAGTGACCTCGGCTCGCCCGAGCCGCCGGCGTCTCCGGACACCCCCGCCAAGGCGCCGCGCCGCCGCCCCACGGCCGCCAAGAAGAGCGCCGGCGGTTCCTCCTCGCGCACGATCAAGGCGAAGTTCCCCGGCCGCTGTCTGTGCGGCCGCTCCTACGCGGCGGGCGAGCCCATCGCCAAGAACGCGCAGGGCTGGGGCCACCCGGAGTGCCGGGATCAGGCGGCGTCGAACGTGTAG
- a CDS encoding geranyl diphosphate 2-C-methyltransferase, producing MSSTDVGTATAPVPPQSTYQNRVADYWNAEENPVNLELGKIDDLYHHHYGVGDVDWSVLEGNDPELRQERITAELHRLEHAQAELLAARLGPLSPADRVFDAGCGRGGGSVVAHLRYGCAADGVTISAKQAEFANEQARKRGIDDSVRYHCRDMLDTGFPSGAFAASWNNESTMYVELDLLFAEHARLLRRGGRYVVITGCYNDTYGRASREVSLINAHYICDIHPRSAYFRAMARNRLVPVHVQDLTAATLPYWELRRQAEHLVTGIEDTFLTAYRNGSFQYLLIAADRV from the coding sequence TTGAGCTCCACCGACGTCGGCACCGCCACAGCACCGGTGCCGCCCCAGTCCACGTACCAGAACCGTGTGGCGGACTACTGGAACGCCGAGGAGAACCCGGTCAACCTCGAACTCGGAAAGATCGACGACCTGTATCACCACCACTACGGCGTCGGTGACGTCGACTGGTCGGTGCTGGAGGGGAACGACCCCGAGCTGCGCCAGGAGCGGATCACCGCCGAACTGCACCGCCTCGAACACGCCCAGGCCGAGCTGCTCGCCGCCCGGCTCGGGCCCCTCTCCCCCGCCGACCGCGTCTTCGACGCCGGCTGCGGACGCGGCGGCGGCAGTGTCGTGGCGCATCTGCGTTACGGCTGCGCCGCCGACGGGGTCACGATCTCCGCCAAGCAGGCCGAGTTCGCGAACGAGCAGGCCCGTAAGCGGGGCATCGACGACAGCGTGCGCTACCACTGCCGCGACATGCTCGACACCGGGTTCCCCTCCGGCGCGTTCGCGGCCTCGTGGAACAACGAGTCCACCATGTACGTCGAGCTCGACCTGCTCTTCGCCGAGCATGCCCGGCTGCTGCGCCGCGGCGGACGCTATGTGGTGATCACCGGCTGCTACAACGACACCTACGGGCGCGCCTCCCGCGAGGTGTCTCTCATCAACGCCCACTACATCTGCGACATCCACCCACGCTCGGCGTACTTCCGAGCGATGGCCCGCAACCGGCTCGTGCCGGTGCATGTGCAGGACCTGACCGCGGCGACCCTCCCGTACTGGGAGTTGCGCCGCCAGGCCGAGCACCTGGTCACCGGTATCGAGGACACCTTCCTGACCGCCTACCGGAACGGCAGCTTCCAGTACTTGCTGATCGCGGCCGACCGGGTGTGA
- the melC1 gene encoding apotyrosinase chaperone MelC1 has protein sequence MPELSRRRALTAAAALAAASGAATLAAPTARAAGHHPGSSPAPFDEVYKGRRIQGRARSGGGHHDHGGGYAVFVDGVELHVMRNADGSWISVVSHYDPVTTPRAAARAAVDELQGAALLPLPAN, from the coding sequence ATGCCGGAACTCAGCCGTCGCCGCGCGCTCACCGCCGCGGCCGCCCTCGCCGCCGCCTCCGGAGCCGCCACCCTCGCCGCCCCCACCGCCCGGGCCGCCGGCCACCACCCCGGCTCCTCCCCCGCGCCCTTCGACGAGGTCTACAAAGGCCGCCGGATACAGGGCCGGGCCCGCTCGGGCGGCGGGCACCACGACCACGGCGGGGGCTATGCCGTGTTCGTCGACGGGGTGGAGCTGCATGTGATGCGCAATGCCGACGGCAGCTGGATCAGCGTCGTCAGCCACTACGACCCGGTGACCACCCCGCGCGCCGCCGCGCGCGCCGCGGTGGACGAGCTCCAGGGCGCCGCGCTGTTGCCGCTCCCCGCCAACTGA
- the melC2 gene encoding tyrosinase MelC2, producing MTVRKNQAILTADEKRRFVAAVLELKRTGRYDEFVTTHNAFIVADTDNGERTGHRSPSFLPWHRRFLLDFERALQEVDASVALPYWDWTADRTARASLWAPDFLGGTGRSLDGRVMDGPFAASTGNWPVNVRIDGRTYLRRALGGGGRQLPTRAEVDSVLAMETYDMAPWNSGSDGFRNHLEGWRGVNLHNRVHVWVGGQMGTGVSPNDPVFWLHHAYVDKLWADWQRRHPGSAYLPAAGTPNVVDLNDTMKPWNDVRPADLLDHTPHYTFDAA from the coding sequence ATGACCGTCCGCAAGAATCAGGCGATCCTGACCGCCGACGAGAAGCGCCGCTTCGTCGCCGCCGTCCTGGAGCTCAAGCGCACCGGCCGCTACGACGAGTTCGTCACCACACACAACGCCTTCATCGTGGCCGACACCGACAACGGCGAGCGCACGGGCCACCGTTCACCCTCCTTCCTGCCCTGGCACCGCAGATTCCTGCTCGACTTCGAGCGCGCCCTGCAAGAGGTGGACGCCTCGGTCGCGCTGCCGTACTGGGACTGGACCGCCGACCGCACGGCGCGTGCCTCGCTGTGGGCGCCGGACTTTCTCGGCGGCACCGGGCGCAGCCTGGACGGGCGGGTGATGGACGGTCCGTTCGCCGCCTCGACCGGCAACTGGCCGGTCAACGTCCGCATAGACGGCCGTACTTATCTGCGCCGGGCCCTCGGCGGCGGCGGTCGGCAGCTGCCGACCCGGGCCGAGGTGGACTCCGTGCTGGCCATGGAGACGTATGACATGGCGCCCTGGAACAGCGGCTCGGACGGGTTCCGCAACCATCTGGAGGGGTGGCGCGGGGTCAATCTGCACAACCGGGTGCATGTGTGGGTCGGCGGGCAGATGGGCACCGGGGTCTCGCCCAACGACCCGGTGTTCTGGCTGCACCACGCGTACGTGGACAAGCTGTGGGCGGACTGGCAGCGGCGCCACCCGGGCTCCGCCTACCTCCCGGCCGCGGGCACGCCGAATGTGGTCGACCTCAACGACACGATGAAGCCGTGGAACGATGTGCGGCCCGCCGATCTGCTGGACCACACCCCGCACTACACGTTCGACGCCGCCTGA
- a CDS encoding FAD-dependent monooxygenase, translating into MRVKVDCVGGGPAGLYLSILLKLQDPSHDITVHERNPEGSTYGWGVTYWRGLLDKLHAYDPESARAIADHSVNWNEGVARVRDLATRHSGDEGFGIGRHRLLELLAARARSLGVRLEYEHEIDAADPPAGADLVVASDGVHSALRTHHAGHFGSELRPGRNHYIWLGTTKVFDAFTFAFVETDHGWIWAYGYGFGPDRSTCVVECAPETFTGLGLDGADEAESLALLEKLFADTLDGHALIGRSPDDGSSPWLNFRTLTNRTWYRDNLVLLGDAAHTTHYSIGAGTTLALEDAIALAGALREHTALPRALAQYERQRKQALLPVQSAARYSAQWYENLPRYIQLPPEHMFALLGQRHSPLLPYVPPQLYYRLDKAAGQLEALRRLKRWLGPKVARTVHARTLTARERSDPRVTD; encoded by the coding sequence GTGCGCGTGAAGGTCGACTGTGTCGGAGGCGGGCCCGCGGGCCTGTACCTCTCGATCCTGCTGAAGCTGCAGGACCCGTCCCACGACATCACCGTCCACGAACGCAACCCGGAGGGGTCGACGTACGGCTGGGGCGTCACCTACTGGCGCGGACTGCTCGACAAGCTCCACGCATACGACCCCGAGTCGGCACGCGCCATCGCCGACCACTCGGTCAACTGGAACGAAGGCGTCGCCCGGGTAAGGGACCTGGCGACGCGTCACAGCGGCGACGAGGGCTTCGGAATCGGCCGCCACCGGCTGCTGGAGCTCCTCGCCGCGCGCGCCCGCTCCCTCGGCGTACGCCTGGAGTACGAGCACGAGATCGACGCGGCCGACCCGCCCGCCGGAGCCGACCTGGTCGTCGCGAGCGACGGAGTCCACAGCGCGCTGCGCACCCACCACGCCGGCCACTTCGGCAGCGAACTCCGACCCGGCCGCAACCACTACATCTGGCTCGGCACCACCAAGGTCTTCGACGCCTTCACCTTCGCCTTCGTGGAAACCGACCACGGCTGGATCTGGGCCTACGGCTACGGCTTCGGCCCCGACCGCAGCACCTGCGTCGTCGAATGCGCCCCCGAGACCTTCACCGGACTCGGCCTCGACGGCGCCGACGAGGCGGAGAGCCTCGCCCTGCTGGAGAAGCTGTTCGCCGACACGCTGGACGGCCACGCACTGATCGGCAGGTCACCGGACGACGGCAGCTCCCCCTGGCTGAACTTCCGCACGCTGACCAACCGCACCTGGTACCGCGACAACCTCGTCCTGCTCGGCGACGCCGCCCACACCACCCACTACTCCATCGGCGCCGGCACCACCCTCGCCCTGGAGGACGCCATCGCGCTGGCCGGAGCGCTGCGCGAGCACACCGCCCTCCCGCGGGCCCTCGCCCAGTACGAACGGCAGCGCAAGCAGGCCCTGCTCCCCGTCCAGAGCGCGGCCCGCTACAGCGCCCAGTGGTACGAGAACCTGCCGCGCTACATCCAGCTGCCTCCCGAGCACATGTTCGCACTGCTCGGCCAGCGGCACTCGCCCCTGCTGCCGTACGTCCCGCCCCAGCTCTACTACCGCCTCGACAAGGCGGCGGGACAGCTGGAGGCACTGCGCCGCCTCAAGCGCTGGCTGGGCCCGAAGGTCGCGCGCACGGTCCACGCCAGGACGCTGACCGCGCGCGAGCGGAGCGATCCGCGAGTGACAGACTGA